One genomic segment of Rubripirellula amarantea includes these proteins:
- a CDS encoding GEVED domain-containing protein — protein MNRTKLQLGLERLEDRRMLAAGPMLWMEDNNLGLAGGMPADFIQRFENTESWARSLRAIDTLMIRENSWRNVDGVTRAEVQNKISPVLDASQVDVAVDTGAATWLHRRMQNNSLTASQTLQPHFDWLQTLIDDGLRVKTVTLQSVLSKTAPGDAQWQDYSMEARLDDVVTYSELLRQRFPHLDVGIIDALPTHGRDWRTHYRELDNRLDAIGIQLDHVHLDMPVDFVGPAPKSYQWSDVIEIQRFVKEDLSTEFGFMLTSSGGGNSSARQWREASIAGLADYVTALQQSATVSQPDRIIVAAWFPNPASSVPENQYVETNVGGTIVRERVESLTAAVFDATSILIGQPTVPNQVIEELRQVFPDSITATSDAEDAQAVGFASKVVDASSIQRDASGWNPAWEDSDRFLMLAMPNAVELDRARVWVDGDGFVSQNQMTTSVYVSRTGEGNPATNPDGWEKVAEDTRPRHRNQMIDLEFSPTWANHVAVSNNQIHEEAGGTPVDGTMQAVRVYATSMDWPFLAAPDSSQTTPAPLLWMQDNSLGREGGLPADFLQRFDEPDGWEHALRAIDTLSLNEHAITNANGITDEVLRDTIAPVLNRNQVNVSINSMAANFLNHRIRATGQSMEELLSEHFAWMDRLVDSGLRVRTLSINGPLTRVPADLGGRNEYPLHDRIDDIVQYVDFLRARYPNIDVGIQDNLIDLGADYRAAYGQLNAALQAVGHELDHVHYYRFVDLIGPDLAIDWPDVIEMQNFVQSELGSEFGMIVNGSGGSTSADQWRHDVIFNGIKPYLDWLSPQGGQTPRLPDRFIIAAWNRYPELSFPEDQVLVDGSWRGRDTTTGAVQQASNLIRGYGDGRSSAMVDEIQQVQPINAWGSINDETARLVVLGDSLVDANTVIESQQWLPEVTSADQHWVKAELPIAANLDRIRVWLATDGDLRHRETFIRVFASDTGIGDVFNNEHWDIVGQKWIDGREAESFVIPVEIHQKRFVGVRVFYGADRGPHEVRGLGAVRFYSPNNNWNGDDDGPSVGDPPHDPTRPVLTYQRREVTWGDPGATITKVIADGFDAAGKYDLSVDNDRFDFFLSYLTLKRGFEIDNVEAPAFTVNITLTDREDPRRVFTYPFTFSVTSPLDSIGNRKDRYDYGDTSFYDLGGPLDLVARNLVGDLYLGDRIDSELSPQNDHFSRGDDMDMDGDDDDGVVFVGEVVRWHGNQGAGTIRVHASGAGMLDGWIDFNGNRVFDPEEHLFGGQSVAVDQAKRLIDFAVPSTAVVDRNTFARFRISPNGGLRPYDDAPRGPDVVGEVEDYMLRIVDRGVIQTPPPVVSFQMYPVLSGFEGATVAKVLADGYDADGKYRLSVNDPRFELERSFLRLKSDRFLLREESPTVTVRITLTDRTDASRVFHEDLTITVRDNTLDFFDYGDAPYRFGTTRWEDGPRHRVTTLSLGRRIDAEADGQNQYQALGDDIDAQGDDEDGVVLVSNLVSSSRSQIATVVVDSSADAMLDAWIDFNGNGRFDHPEEHLGQNRSGQSILVSSGMNVIDFVIPAGAEPGWTFARFRLSSAGGLTPLGLAEDGEVEDYRWRIESESTAESFSFAWPNLSIAEPPAMNISIQAEAQEQVIRDGERVLATFPTALEAPVRIVGSHGNDRLTMLSLQSMVDRSIEVDLDEGNDEIELTGQTQVDFSDLPLAVLAGVDRINFRQAFTDTITITPEGISDAIGHFEPVELIVDSSDSITFSGQWEGSNLVILDGVVMHRVNGLGSTVLLRNDRNWTNLLTPTDVNRDGTPSALDALLIINRLNRLGGTSELPERTQQNFDWNDFDVSGDGSVTALDALRVINQLNRVSTNETNNASGEFFAVDLMDNPVSLPENRRDLFKDAMFPCDTPAGTAAFDSTKAVTADVLFTRISPGRPSTAVDSPHEKCTDAAINELELDLRTDRVVGLLAPNRT, from the coding sequence ATGAATCGTACCAAACTTCAATTAGGTCTAGAACGATTGGAAGACCGCCGAATGCTCGCGGCCGGTCCGATGTTGTGGATGGAAGACAATAATTTGGGTCTTGCCGGAGGTATGCCTGCAGATTTCATCCAGCGATTTGAAAACACCGAAAGTTGGGCGAGATCCCTGCGAGCCATCGACACACTCATGATCCGCGAAAACTCATGGCGGAACGTAGACGGTGTCACGCGAGCTGAAGTTCAAAACAAGATTTCGCCGGTGCTCGATGCTAGCCAAGTGGACGTCGCCGTGGATACCGGAGCGGCGACATGGCTGCATCGTCGCATGCAAAACAATTCCCTGACAGCATCTCAAACTCTCCAGCCGCACTTTGATTGGCTGCAAACGCTCATAGACGATGGCTTGCGAGTGAAGACGGTCACGCTTCAAAGCGTGCTTTCTAAGACAGCACCCGGTGATGCTCAATGGCAAGATTACTCGATGGAAGCACGACTCGACGATGTGGTGACTTACAGCGAATTACTTCGCCAGCGTTTTCCTCATCTGGATGTCGGGATCATTGATGCACTGCCGACCCACGGTCGCGATTGGCGGACTCATTATCGCGAACTTGATAATCGGCTCGACGCGATCGGTATTCAGCTCGATCACGTTCACTTGGATATGCCCGTTGATTTCGTCGGACCGGCTCCCAAGAGTTATCAATGGTCGGATGTGATCGAAATCCAGCGGTTCGTAAAAGAGGATCTGTCGACAGAATTCGGATTCATGTTGACAAGCTCTGGCGGCGGCAATTCGTCAGCTCGGCAATGGCGAGAAGCATCAATCGCAGGGCTTGCCGACTATGTGACGGCATTGCAGCAATCTGCAACCGTTTCGCAGCCCGATCGAATCATTGTCGCGGCTTGGTTTCCAAACCCGGCGAGCAGTGTTCCCGAAAACCAATACGTTGAAACGAACGTGGGCGGAACGATCGTTCGCGAGCGTGTTGAATCGTTGACCGCTGCGGTGTTTGATGCCACCAGCATTTTGATCGGCCAGCCCACCGTTCCGAATCAAGTCATCGAGGAACTTCGGCAAGTCTTTCCCGACAGCATCACTGCAACGTCAGATGCCGAGGATGCCCAAGCGGTTGGTTTTGCGAGCAAGGTCGTTGATGCTTCTTCGATCCAGCGTGATGCGAGCGGCTGGAATCCTGCTTGGGAAGATTCCGATCGTTTCTTGATGCTTGCAATGCCAAATGCAGTTGAGCTTGATCGAGCTCGGGTGTGGGTCGATGGAGATGGTTTCGTTTCTCAGAATCAGATGACTACGTCGGTTTACGTAAGTCGCACCGGCGAGGGAAATCCTGCAACGAACCCTGATGGTTGGGAGAAAGTCGCTGAGGACACACGCCCGCGGCATCGCAATCAGATGATCGACCTCGAGTTTTCTCCGACATGGGCAAACCACGTCGCTGTCAGCAACAACCAAATTCATGAAGAAGCAGGCGGCACCCCCGTTGATGGAACGATGCAAGCTGTTCGCGTCTACGCAACGTCAATGGACTGGCCGTTTCTTGCCGCTCCTGACTCGAGTCAAACCACGCCAGCCCCGTTGCTATGGATGCAGGACAATTCACTCGGTCGCGAAGGTGGCCTGCCGGCTGATTTCTTGCAACGCTTTGACGAACCGGATGGCTGGGAACATGCACTGCGGGCGATCGACACGCTGTCTTTGAATGAGCACGCGATCACCAACGCGAACGGAATCACCGACGAGGTCTTGCGAGATACGATCGCCCCTGTCCTGAATCGCAATCAGGTGAACGTTTCGATCAATTCGATGGCTGCCAATTTTTTGAATCATCGCATTCGTGCGACGGGACAATCGATGGAGGAGTTGCTGAGCGAGCACTTCGCTTGGATGGATCGCTTGGTTGACTCGGGACTTCGCGTTCGCACTCTATCAATCAACGGTCCGTTAACACGTGTTCCGGCCGACCTAGGTGGCAGAAATGAGTATCCGCTCCACGATCGGATCGACGACATTGTTCAGTATGTGGACTTCCTACGCGCGCGATACCCGAACATTGATGTCGGGATTCAAGACAATCTCATTGACCTGGGTGCAGACTACCGGGCTGCCTACGGGCAACTCAACGCGGCACTGCAAGCGGTCGGTCACGAACTAGATCACGTTCACTACTACCGATTCGTTGACCTCATCGGTCCAGACCTTGCGATCGACTGGCCCGATGTAATTGAAATGCAGAACTTCGTGCAGTCCGAGCTTGGCAGCGAGTTCGGCATGATTGTCAATGGCAGCGGCGGTTCCACCTCGGCGGACCAATGGCGACATGATGTAATTTTCAACGGCATCAAACCCTATCTGGATTGGCTTTCACCTCAAGGCGGTCAAACCCCAAGGCTTCCCGATCGTTTCATCATCGCCGCTTGGAATCGCTATCCGGAACTGAGTTTCCCGGAGGATCAGGTTCTGGTGGACGGCAGTTGGCGCGGCCGCGATACGACCACGGGCGCGGTTCAACAAGCGTCTAATCTCATTCGCGGTTACGGCGACGGCCGATCATCGGCCATGGTCGACGAAATTCAGCAAGTTCAGCCGATCAATGCGTGGGGCAGCATTAATGACGAGACAGCACGACTCGTCGTGCTAGGCGATTCGTTAGTCGATGCAAATACGGTAATCGAAAGCCAACAATGGTTACCTGAAGTAACATCCGCAGACCAGCATTGGGTGAAGGCAGAATTGCCCATAGCCGCGAATCTTGATCGGATTCGAGTTTGGCTTGCCACTGATGGCGATCTACGCCACCGCGAGACTTTCATCCGCGTATTCGCAAGCGATACTGGCATCGGTGACGTTTTCAACAACGAGCATTGGGACATCGTGGGCCAAAAGTGGATTGATGGAAGAGAAGCTGAATCATTCGTTATCCCGGTCGAAATTCATCAAAAGCGATTCGTTGGTGTGCGAGTTTTCTACGGAGCAGATCGTGGACCGCATGAGGTCCGTGGCCTGGGAGCCGTTCGCTTCTATTCCCCCAATAACAACTGGAATGGAGACGACGACGGCCCCAGCGTCGGTGATCCTCCGCATGACCCGACTCGCCCTGTTTTGACTTACCAGCGTCGCGAGGTGACTTGGGGCGATCCGGGAGCGACGATCACGAAGGTGATCGCGGATGGTTTTGATGCGGCAGGTAAATATGATCTGTCGGTTGACAATGATCGTTTTGACTTTTTCCTCAGTTACTTAACGCTTAAACGAGGTTTCGAGATCGACAACGTTGAAGCTCCAGCCTTCACCGTCAACATCACTTTGACGGATCGCGAGGACCCACGCCGCGTCTTCACGTATCCTTTCACGTTCTCGGTGACTTCTCCACTTGATTCAATTGGAAATCGTAAGGACCGTTACGACTACGGCGACACGTCGTTCTACGATCTTGGCGGACCATTGGATTTGGTTGCCAGAAACCTAGTGGGCGATCTCTACCTTGGCGACCGGATTGACTCGGAGCTTAGTCCTCAGAACGATCATTTCAGTCGTGGTGACGACATGGACATGGATGGCGACGACGATGATGGTGTGGTGTTCGTCGGTGAAGTTGTGCGTTGGCATGGCAACCAAGGTGCGGGCACCATTCGTGTTCATGCATCTGGTGCAGGAATGCTGGATGGTTGGATCGACTTCAACGGCAACCGGGTTTTCGATCCCGAAGAGCATTTGTTCGGTGGTCAAAGCGTTGCGGTGGACCAGGCCAAGCGGCTGATTGATTTTGCCGTCCCCAGCACGGCGGTGGTCGATCGCAACACGTTTGCGAGGTTCCGAATCAGCCCCAACGGTGGCCTGCGTCCCTACGACGACGCGCCACGTGGGCCTGATGTGGTCGGCGAAGTCGAAGACTATATGCTTCGCATTGTCGATCGCGGTGTCATTCAAACTCCGCCACCGGTCGTGAGTTTCCAAATGTACCCGGTGCTGTCGGGGTTTGAAGGAGCTACGGTAGCCAAGGTTCTGGCCGACGGCTACGACGCCGACGGGAAGTATCGGCTGAGTGTTAATGATCCGCGATTCGAGCTTGAACGTAGTTTCTTACGGTTGAAGTCCGATCGTTTTCTATTGCGTGAAGAGTCGCCGACGGTCACCGTGCGGATTACGTTGACGGATCGAACGGATGCCTCCCGTGTCTTTCACGAAGACCTGACGATCACCGTCCGCGACAACACGCTTGACTTCTTCGATTACGGCGATGCACCTTACCGATTTGGCACCACGCGGTGGGAAGATGGGCCTCGCCACCGGGTGACAACACTCAGTCTTGGTCGGCGAATTGATGCCGAAGCGGATGGGCAAAATCAATATCAAGCACTGGGCGACGACATTGACGCTCAAGGCGATGACGAAGACGGCGTCGTGTTAGTATCGAACTTAGTTTCTAGTTCACGCAGCCAGATTGCCACGGTCGTTGTCGACTCTTCAGCCGATGCGATGCTTGATGCTTGGATCGACTTCAACGGCAACGGTCGTTTCGACCATCCAGAAGAACACCTTGGACAAAATCGTAGCGGCCAGAGTATTTTGGTCAGCAGCGGCATGAACGTGATTGACTTCGTCATTCCCGCCGGTGCAGAGCCCGGTTGGACCTTCGCCCGTTTTCGGCTCAGTTCCGCGGGCGGTCTGACACCGCTCGGACTCGCAGAAGACGGTGAGGTCGAAGACTATCGCTGGCGTATTGAAAGTGAATCCACCGCAGAATCTTTTTCGTTTGCCTGGCCTAATTTGTCGATTGCCGAACCGCCCGCAATGAACATCAGCATCCAAGCGGAAGCCCAAGAGCAAGTGATCCGAGACGGCGAGCGAGTGCTTGCAACGTTCCCCACCGCTTTAGAGGCACCGGTTCGCATCGTCGGTAGTCACGGTAACGATCGCCTGACCATGTTGTCTCTCCAGTCGATGGTTGACCGCTCGATTGAAGTTGATCTGGATGAAGGCAATGATGAAATCGAGTTGACTGGTCAGACGCAGGTTGATTTCTCTGACTTGCCTTTGGCTGTCCTTGCGGGTGTCGATCGAATCAATTTCCGACAGGCGTTTACCGATACTATCACGATTACACCTGAAGGTATTTCGGATGCCATCGGTCATTTTGAACCCGTCGAGCTAATTGTTGATTCATCCGACAGCATCACGTTTTCGGGACAATGGGAGGGAAGCAATTTGGTCATTCTCGACGGTGTTGTTATGCACAGAGTCAATGGTCTGGGCAGCACTGTCCTGCTGAGGAACGACCGCAATTGGACCAACCTGCTGACACCTACCGACGTGAATCGTGACGGAACCCCGTCTGCGCTTGATGCCCTGCTCATTATCAATCGACTCAACCGATTAGGCGGTACAAGCGAGCTTCCTGAACGGACTCAGCAGAATTTCGATTGGAACGACTTCGACGTCAGCGGAGACGGAAGCGTAACGGCACTGGACGCTCTACGGGTGATCAACCAGCTCAACCGAGTATCAACGAACGAAACAAACAACGCCAGTGGCGAATTCTTTGCCGTCGATTTGATGGATAACCCCGTGTCATTACCCGAGAATCGACGCGATCTTTTCAAAGACGCGATGTTTCCGTGCGATACGCCGGCAGGAACCGCGGCGTTTGATTCAACGAAGGCAGTCACCGCCGATGTTCTGTTCACTCGAATATCGCCGGGTCGGCCAAGCACTGCGGTCGATTCACCGCACGAAAAGTGCACGGACGCGGCCATCAACGAACTTGAATTGGATTTACGAACCGACAGAGTTGTCGGCCTTCTGGCCCCCAATCGCACCTGA
- a CDS encoding terminase gpA endonuclease subunit, whose translation MANDIRRLKPSECCRMLNSTSLGEVINERQLYRYRTRAGNRIGDGQHVDLLRFSQWLLEERNKPKPPASEDPYADAKERARSRNAAIAQAGRDIGDLPVVEDAERKTKAASSFQFFCEAYFKLTFHLSWSPDHIKVIRKIEEAVVRGGLFSLAMARGSGKSSLAEVACIWAVLNGYRDFVCLIGSDEGHACDMLDSIKTELDANDLLLADYPEVCFPIQALDGIANRANGQLYQGKRTQIGWTAKEVVLPTIAGSKASGAIIKVAGLTGRIRGMKFKRPDGKTVRPSLVVLDDPQTDESARSLSQCANREAILAGAVLGLAGPGKKISGIMPCTVIRPGDMADNILDRDKHPEWNGERTRMVNSFPTNKTLWERYAEIRSEGLRAGDGGAAGTEFYRQNREAMDAGAEVSWKERCNHDELSAIQHAMNLKLQDEAAFYAEYQNEPLPAETVDADQLTPEQVAGKINNMPRLTVPIAGNHLTAFIDVQGKLLFYVVAAWEDDFTGYVVDYGTYPDQQRPHFTLRDARHTLANATDGTGLEGSIYAGLDSLTTDLLGREWQRDDGAAMKIGRCLIDANWGHSTNVVYQFCRQSPHASILLPSHGRFVGASSNPFSEYKRRPGDRVGLNWRIPSINGKRAIRHIIYDTNWWKSFTHARLAVAMGDHGCLSIFGDRPEQHRMFAEQIIAEYFVKTEGRGRTVDEWKARPEQPDNHWLDCLVGCAVGASMQGALLFGTDVAALAKRDRVSFRDLQRKKRS comes from the coding sequence GTGGCCAATGACATCCGACGTTTGAAGCCGAGCGAGTGCTGCCGGATGCTCAATAGCACGTCGCTCGGTGAGGTCATCAACGAACGGCAGCTCTACCGCTATCGAACGCGAGCCGGCAATCGCATCGGAGACGGTCAGCACGTCGATCTTCTCCGGTTCAGCCAATGGCTACTCGAAGAACGAAACAAACCGAAACCGCCGGCGAGCGAAGACCCGTATGCCGACGCAAAAGAGCGGGCACGATCACGCAACGCTGCGATCGCGCAGGCTGGCCGTGACATCGGCGACCTGCCCGTGGTCGAGGACGCCGAAAGAAAAACGAAGGCCGCCAGCAGCTTTCAGTTCTTCTGCGAGGCGTATTTCAAGCTGACGTTTCATCTTTCGTGGTCGCCGGACCACATCAAAGTCATTCGCAAGATCGAAGAGGCGGTCGTTCGCGGCGGTTTGTTTTCACTCGCCATGGCACGTGGATCCGGCAAAAGTTCGTTGGCCGAGGTCGCGTGCATTTGGGCGGTGCTCAACGGCTACCGCGACTTCGTTTGTCTGATTGGCAGCGACGAAGGTCACGCTTGCGATATGCTCGACTCGATCAAAACGGAACTCGACGCCAATGATCTACTATTGGCCGACTACCCCGAGGTCTGCTTTCCAATCCAAGCGTTGGATGGAATTGCGAACCGCGCCAACGGCCAGCTCTACCAGGGCAAGCGAACACAAATCGGTTGGACGGCCAAAGAGGTCGTGTTGCCAACGATCGCCGGCAGCAAAGCGAGCGGAGCGATCATCAAGGTGGCCGGCCTCACCGGTCGCATCCGCGGCATGAAGTTCAAACGGCCGGATGGCAAGACGGTGCGGCCGTCCTTGGTGGTTTTGGACGACCCGCAAACCGACGAGTCTGCTCGTTCGCTTTCGCAATGCGCGAACCGCGAAGCCATCCTCGCCGGCGCGGTGCTCGGTCTCGCCGGCCCCGGCAAAAAGATCTCGGGCATCATGCCTTGCACGGTCATTCGCCCCGGTGACATGGCCGACAACATCCTTGACCGCGACAAACACCCCGAGTGGAACGGCGAGCGAACGCGAATGGTCAACTCGTTCCCCACCAACAAAACGCTGTGGGAACGATACGCCGAGATTCGCAGCGAAGGATTAAGAGCCGGCGATGGTGGAGCGGCCGGCACCGAGTTCTATCGTCAAAACCGTGAAGCGATGGACGCCGGCGCGGAGGTCTCGTGGAAAGAACGCTGCAACCACGACGAATTGTCGGCGATCCAACATGCGATGAATCTCAAACTCCAAGACGAAGCTGCGTTCTACGCCGAGTACCAAAACGAACCGCTGCCTGCCGAGACCGTCGACGCCGACCAGCTCACACCGGAACAGGTCGCCGGCAAGATCAACAACATGCCGCGGCTAACCGTCCCCATCGCCGGCAACCATCTCACCGCCTTCATCGACGTGCAAGGCAAACTTTTATTCTACGTCGTTGCCGCGTGGGAAGACGATTTCACCGGCTACGTTGTCGATTACGGAACCTACCCCGACCAACAACGCCCGCACTTCACGCTTCGCGACGCACGACACACGTTGGCAAACGCAACCGATGGAACGGGACTCGAAGGCAGCATCTACGCCGGCCTCGATTCGCTCACCACCGACTTGCTCGGGCGCGAATGGCAACGCGACGACGGCGCGGCCATGAAGATCGGCCGGTGCTTGATCGACGCGAACTGGGGCCACTCCACCAACGTCGTCTACCAATTCTGCCGGCAAAGCCCGCACGCGTCGATCTTGCTACCGTCGCACGGTCGCTTCGTCGGTGCCTCGTCAAACCCATTCAGCGAATACAAACGCCGACCCGGCGATCGCGTGGGACTGAACTGGCGGATTCCATCCATCAACGGCAAGCGAGCGATCCGCCACATCATCTACGACACGAACTGGTGGAAGTCCTTCACGCACGCACGCCTCGCGGTCGCGATGGGCGACCACGGATGTCTTTCCATCTTCGGCGATCGCCCCGAACAACACCGCATGTTCGCTGAACAAATCATCGCCGAATACTTCGTCAAAACCGAAGGCCGCGGCCGAACGGTCGACGAATGGAAAGCCCGCCCCGAACAACCCGACAACCACTGGCTCGATTGTTTGGTTGGTTGTGCCGTCGGTGCTTCGATGCAGGGGGCGTTGTTGTTCGGGACAGATGTTGCCGCTCTTGCGAAACGCGATCGAGTCAGTTTCAGGGATCTTCAACGCAAAAAGCGAAGTTAA
- a CDS encoding amidoligase family protein: MHANDIAFGIELETTMPENDPTPIGGYHNGLPVSWLPAGWKAERDSSIMTLGRGRKGCEFVSPVLRGYEGLQSVMTAVDAIAARGGRVNYSTGIHVTVSFGNDAAALSRLISLIGNHERAIYASTGTRRREQNRWAKRIKDYGNKDAAKRQCESDRYHLLNLTHLARGKQRIEIRAFAGSLNKDKIAGYLQLVLGLVELALNSKRCSGWDYAKKPGTKSCWDRPGAGEGETELNRLFYRLGWTKGWYKGDLRNKRFGELTAGDQTCDWKPVKKKLLEMARKYDRAV, encoded by the coding sequence ATGCACGCCAACGACATCGCCTTCGGCATCGAACTCGAAACCACCATGCCCGAAAACGACCCCACACCGATCGGCGGCTACCACAACGGGTTGCCGGTTTCTTGGCTGCCGGCGGGTTGGAAAGCCGAACGCGATTCGAGCATCATGACGCTCGGGCGCGGCCGGAAGGGTTGCGAATTTGTATCTCCGGTCCTTCGGGGGTACGAAGGGTTGCAAAGCGTCATGACGGCGGTCGACGCCATCGCGGCCCGCGGCGGCCGGGTCAACTATTCGACCGGCATTCACGTAACGGTCAGCTTTGGCAACGACGCCGCGGCCCTTTCGCGACTCATTTCGCTGATCGGCAACCACGAACGGGCCATCTACGCTTCGACCGGCACACGACGCCGCGAACAAAACCGCTGGGCCAAACGGATCAAAGACTACGGCAACAAAGACGCCGCGAAACGCCAATGCGAATCGGACCGCTACCACTTGCTCAACTTGACCCACCTTGCCCGCGGAAAACAACGCATTGAGATTCGGGCCTTCGCGGGCAGCCTCAACAAAGACAAAATCGCCGGCTACCTGCAACTCGTACTCGGCTTGGTAGAACTCGCTTTGAATAGCAAACGGTGCAGCGGCTGGGACTACGCCAAAAAGCCCGGCACCAAATCTTGCTGGGACCGACCGGGTGCCGGCGAAGGCGAAACGGAATTGAACCGGCTGTTCTACCGGCTCGGTTGGACGAAGGGTTGGTACAAGGGCGACCTTCGTAACAAACGGTTCGGCGAACTGACCGCCGGCGACCAAACCTGCGATTGGAAACCGGTCAAAAAGAAGCTTCTCGAAATGGCTCGCAAGTACGACCGGGCGGTTTAA
- a CDS encoding winged helix-turn-helix domain-containing protein encodes MKKADVKIGGEYFAKVTNKKVTVRIDAENSSGGWDATNLATNKKVRIKTAARLQGPARAVTTPAVGETKRVLKKKAKTETPTGGEKKLSCVRAALQVLETAGEPMNSQEMITAMVEQNLWESPGGKTPHATLYSAILRDLKRGDESRFVKTERGRFTVRA; translated from the coding sequence ATGAAAAAGGCAGACGTAAAAATCGGCGGCGAGTACTTCGCGAAGGTTACCAACAAAAAAGTCACGGTACGGATCGACGCGGAGAATTCCTCCGGCGGCTGGGACGCGACCAATTTGGCGACCAACAAAAAGGTCCGCATCAAAACCGCCGCCCGGCTTCAAGGGCCGGCCCGCGCGGTGACGACGCCGGCGGTCGGTGAAACGAAACGGGTGTTGAAGAAGAAAGCAAAAACCGAAACGCCCACCGGCGGCGAGAAAAAGCTTTCGTGCGTTAGAGCGGCTTTGCAGGTTTTGGAGACCGCCGGCGAACCGATGAACTCGCAAGAAATGATCACCGCCATGGTTGAACAAAACCTTTGGGAAAGCCCCGGCGGAAAGACGCCCCACGCGACGCTGTACTCGGCCATTTTGCGAGACCTCAAACGCGGCGACGAAAGCCGGTTTGTCAAAACCGAACGCGGCCGGTTCACGGTGCGAGCGTAG
- a CDS encoding DUF4314 domain-containing protein, with amino-acid sequence MPTIPKAGDRVRLVSMTDDPDPVPAGTTGTVVGVYPQRGWMQVDVDWDSGRSLMLSIPPDVVAMIDDTPTTQRHGD; translated from the coding sequence ATGCCAACCATCCCCAAGGCGGGCGACCGCGTCCGCCTGGTTTCGATGACCGACGACCCCGACCCGGTTCCCGCCGGCACCACCGGCACGGTCGTCGGCGTGTATCCACAACGAGGTTGGATGCAAGTCGATGTCGATTGGGACAGCGGCCGGTCATTGATGCTTTCCATTCCACCGGATGTTGTCGCCATGATCGACGACACGCCGACAACTCAACGCCACGGAGATTGA
- a CDS encoding response regulator, which produces MSTRAILAIRLPDETIVATYLHFDGYPDHVMPILTTGYVDPDEAIELIQAGEIRSLLPRPALPEYFETSRQTNELKSAAELPALARYLNAEHVYLMNENGWTHQKA; this is translated from the coding sequence ATGTCCACAAGAGCCATCCTCGCCATCCGGTTGCCGGACGAAACCATCGTCGCAACTTACCTGCACTTCGACGGCTACCCTGACCACGTGATGCCGATTCTGACAACCGGCTACGTCGATCCCGACGAAGCCATCGAATTGATCCAGGCCGGCGAGATTCGATCGCTTTTGCCTCGGCCGGCGTTGCCGGAGTATTTTGAGACCAGCCGGCAAACCAACGAACTGAAATCCGCAGCGGAACTGCCGGCGTTGGCTCGATATTTGAACGCCGAGCATGTTTACCTGATGAACGAAAATGGTTGGACGCATCAGAAAGCTTGA